DNA sequence from the Ramlibacter agri genome:
GAGCCGCGCGCGAACGGCGGCGCCGTCATCGAGTTGGGATGGCGTTCGGCGCGCACTGTCGGGCGCGCGGGTTTCACTCGGGAAGGACTATGTTGCTCCATGTCTCGCTCAGGACGTGGCCGTCGTGTTGGAGGAAGGCCCGCAGTTCCACCGGCTGCGCCGCGTCGGCCCGCGCAACGCGCAGGACCAGGCGCCAGCCCCGGTGGTCGGGCAGGGGATAGGTGTTCTGTTCGACGACGCGGCCGTTGGCGCCGGCGCTGACGACGGCGCGCACCGGCGCGTCGGCGGGCAGGGCGTCCAGCGCCGGGCCGGCGAAGTCGACGGCGTACTGCACTTCGCCGGCGCGCGCGGCCGCATCCTTGGCGTAGCCGGAGCCGCGGCGCGACTGCTGCGTCCAGGCGCCGGGCGGGCGCTGCTGCGTGTCGCCTTGCCACAGCAGCTCGTAGGCGAAGTCCAGCGGCTTGCCCGGCGCGGGCAACTGCGCCGGCACCCAGTAGGCGACGACGTTGTCGTGGGTTTCGTCCGGCGCATGCAGCTGCAGCAGTTCCACGCGGCCCGGGCCCCAGTCGCCGAGGGGCCGCACCCAGGCACTGGGCCGGCGCTCGTAGCGCGCTTCGACGTCCTCGTAGCTGGCGAACTGCCGGTCGCGCTGCATCAGGCCGAAGCCGCGCAGCTGCTGCACCGCGAACGAGTTCGTGCTCGTGCGCGCCGGGTTCTGCAGCGGCCGCCACAACCACTCGCCGTCGCCGCTGGCGATCATCAGGCCGTCGGAGTCGTGCACCTCGGGGCGGAAGTCGCCAGGCCGCGGCTGGTTCTCGCCGGAGAGGAACATGCTGGTGAGCGGCGCGATGCCCAGCGTCGCGACCGGGCGCGCGGCGCCCACGCGCAGGAACACGCGCGCCTGCACGCGCATCACCGTGTCGGTGCCGGGCGTGATGTCGAAGCGGTAGGCGCCGGTGGCGCGCGGCGACTCCAGCAGCGCGTAGAGCGTCAGCTGGCGCGCATCGGCGGCCGGCTTCTGCAGCCAGAAGGCGGTGAAGCGCGGGAACTCCTCGCCCTCGCCGCCGACCGTGTCGATGGCGAGGCCGCGTGCCGACAGGCCGTACTGCTGGCCGGCTCCAAGCGCGCGGAAGTAGCTGGCGCCCAGGAAGACGACCAGTTCGTCCTTGTAGGCCGGCGAGTTCAGCGGGTAGTGGATGCGGAAGCCTGCGTGGCCGAGGTCGCCCCAGGTGTCCGGGTGCACCGCGTTGGCGCCGAAGTCGTAGTCGCGGCTGTCGTAGTGCAGCGGCTTCACGCCGGCGGGCGTGACCTCGTTCACTTGCACGGCCTCGCGCTGGTAGAGGCCGCGATGGAAGAACATCGCCTCGAAGGGCAGGTTCGCGTCGCGCCACAG
Encoded proteins:
- a CDS encoding glucan biosynthesis protein G, giving the protein MPSLFRLLRLLFVGALAAIGTAGAQAQTAPAFDFDSVARLAAERAHAAYVPASTTLPAELQGLDYDGLRDIRFRPARALWRDANLPFEAMFFHRGLYQREAVQVNEVTPAGVKPLHYDSRDYDFGANAVHPDTWGDLGHAGFRIHYPLNSPAYKDELVVFLGASYFRALGAGQQYGLSARGLAIDTVGGEGEEFPRFTAFWLQKPAADARQLTLYALLESPRATGAYRFDITPGTDTVMRVQARVFLRVGAARPVATLGIAPLTSMFLSGENQPRPGDFRPEVHDSDGLMIASGDGEWLWRPLQNPARTSTNSFAVQQLRGFGLMQRDRQFASYEDVEARYERRPSAWVRPLGDWGPGRVELLQLHAPDETHDNVVAYWVPAQLPAPGKPLDFAYELLWQGDTQQRPPGAWTQQSRRGSGYAKDAAARAGEVQYAVDFAGPALDALPADAPVRAVVSAGANGRVVEQNTYPLPDHRGWRLVLRVARADAAQPVELRAFLQHDGHVLSETWSNIVLPE